In Mesorhizobium sp., one DNA window encodes the following:
- a CDS encoding MmcB family DNA repair protein, whose translation MPIVSPVRQPNPLVDGRQSERAMLVRRGVQRLFLDMGATLLPELCLVSGRRADLVALMRNGDIWIIEVKSSVEDFRVDRKWPEYRLFSDRFFFATHPDVPADIFPDECGFILSDGYGAEILREAPEHRLAAPTRKALTLRMARTGAARLMAAEMAGIAIQPVDGESE comes from the coding sequence ATGCCCATCGTCTCTCCCGTCAGACAACCGAATCCGCTGGTCGACGGCCGCCAGTCCGAGCGCGCCATGCTGGTCAGGCGCGGCGTGCAACGCTTGTTTCTCGACATGGGGGCGACGCTTCTGCCCGAACTCTGCCTCGTCTCCGGCCGCCGGGCCGACCTCGTCGCGCTGATGCGGAACGGCGATATCTGGATCATCGAGGTGAAGTCGTCGGTCGAGGATTTCCGGGTCGATCGCAAATGGCCGGAATACCGGCTGTTCTCCGACAGGTTCTTCTTCGCGACGCATCCGGACGTGCCGGCGGACATCTTCCCCGACGAATGCGGCTTCATCCTCTCCGACGGCTATGGCGCGGAGATCCTGCGCGAGGCGCCGGAGCACCGGCTCGCCGCGCCGACCCGCAAGGCGCTGACGCTCAGGATGGCGCGCACCGGCGCGGCACGGCTGATGGCCGCGGAAATGGCCGGCATCGCCATCCAGCCGGTCGACGGCGAGAGCGAGTAG
- the gyrB gene encoding DNA topoisomerase (ATP-hydrolyzing) subunit B produces the protein MSENTETPAAAASGHEPAEYGADSIKVLKGLDAVRKRPGMYIGDTDDGSGLHHMVYEVVDNAIDEALAGHADLVSVTLNPDGSCTVADNGRGIPTDIHASEGVSAAEVIMTQLHAGGKFDQNSYKVSGGLHGVGVSVVNALSVWLRLKIRRDGKVHEMSFTHGNADAPLKVTGAYEPRNEPGTFEGRSGSEVTFMPSSETFTMVEFDYGTLEHRLRELAFLNSGVRIVLTDARHADVKAQELHYDGGLIEFVRYLDRAKKPLISSPIAISAERDGITVEVAMWWNDSYHENVLAFTNNIPQRDGGTHLAGFRGALTRQVTSYAESSGVAKKEKVTLTGDDSREGLTAVLSVKVPDPKFSSQTKDKLVSSEVRPVVESLVNEALGTWFEEHPAEAKTVMAKVVQAAAAREAARKARETVRKDVMSVSTLPGKLADCQEKDPAKSEIFIVEGDSAGGSAKGGRSRQNQAILPLRGKILNVERVRMDRMLSSEMIGTLITALGTGIGSDENSPYRFDADKLRYHKIIIMTDADVDGAHIRTLLLTFFFRQMPDLIERGHLYIAQPPLYKVSRGKSSQYLKDEAAFEEFLIGSGLDEATLSMGNGEVRAGQDLRAAVDDALAVRSLINGLHTRYNRAVVEQAAIARGLNSEIASDPARAIEMAARIAARLDMIAEDTERGWQGRTSPSNEGPGGFIFERTVRGVREYAHLDMGLLNSADARALDRYSARLDEIYSHSPVLRRKDVNETITGPLSLLDAVFAVGRKGLTMQRYKGLGEMNAEQLWETTLDPNARSLLQVKVTEANDADSLFARLMGDDVEPRREFIQDNALSVANLDV, from the coding sequence ATGAGTGAAAACACCGAGACTCCGGCCGCCGCCGCTTCCGGACACGAACCGGCCGAGTACGGCGCCGATTCCATCAAGGTTCTCAAGGGACTGGACGCCGTCCGCAAGCGTCCGGGCATGTATATCGGCGACACGGACGACGGCTCCGGCCTGCATCACATGGTCTACGAGGTGGTCGACAACGCCATCGACGAAGCGCTTGCCGGCCATGCCGATCTCGTCTCGGTGACGCTCAATCCCGACGGGTCCTGCACCGTCGCCGACAATGGCCGCGGCATTCCGACCGACATTCACGCCAGCGAAGGCGTTTCCGCAGCCGAGGTCATCATGACCCAGCTCCATGCCGGCGGCAAATTCGACCAGAATTCCTACAAGGTGTCCGGCGGCCTGCACGGCGTCGGCGTGTCCGTCGTCAACGCCCTGTCGGTCTGGTTGAGGCTGAAGATCCGCCGTGACGGCAAGGTTCATGAGATGAGCTTTACCCACGGCAACGCCGATGCGCCGTTGAAGGTGACAGGCGCCTACGAGCCGCGCAACGAACCCGGCACGTTCGAAGGACGCAGCGGCAGCGAAGTGACGTTCATGCCGTCGAGCGAGACTTTCACCATGGTCGAGTTCGACTACGGTACTCTCGAGCACAGGCTGCGCGAACTTGCCTTCCTCAACTCAGGCGTGCGCATCGTGCTCACCGACGCGCGCCACGCCGACGTCAAGGCGCAGGAACTCCACTACGACGGAGGCCTGATCGAGTTCGTCAGATATCTCGACCGTGCCAAGAAGCCGCTGATTTCCTCGCCGATCGCCATCAGCGCCGAACGCGACGGCATCACGGTCGAAGTGGCGATGTGGTGGAACGACAGCTACCACGAGAACGTGCTGGCCTTCACCAACAACATCCCGCAGCGTGACGGGGGCACCCATCTCGCCGGCTTCCGCGGCGCGCTGACCCGCCAGGTCACCAGCTATGCCGAATCCTCGGGCGTCGCGAAGAAGGAAAAGGTGACGCTCACCGGAGACGACAGCCGCGAAGGCCTGACTGCCGTGCTGTCGGTCAAGGTTCCCGATCCCAAATTCTCCTCGCAGACCAAGGACAAGCTGGTCTCCTCGGAAGTCCGCCCCGTGGTCGAAAGTCTCGTCAACGAGGCGCTCGGCACCTGGTTCGAGGAGCATCCCGCCGAGGCCAAGACCGTCATGGCCAAGGTGGTTCAGGCGGCGGCTGCCCGCGAGGCGGCGCGCAAGGCGCGTGAAACCGTTCGCAAGGACGTCATGAGCGTCTCGACGCTGCCCGGCAAGCTCGCCGACTGCCAGGAGAAGGATCCGGCCAAGTCGGAAATCTTCATCGTCGAGGGCGATTCCGCCGGCGGTTCGGCCAAGGGCGGCCGCTCGCGCCAGAACCAGGCGATCCTGCCGCTGCGCGGCAAGATCCTCAACGTCGAGCGCGTGCGCATGGATCGCATGCTCTCCTCCGAGATGATTGGCACGCTGATCACCGCGCTCGGCACCGGCATCGGCTCGGACGAGAACAGCCCCTACCGGTTCGACGCCGACAAGCTGCGCTACCACAAGATCATCATCATGACCGACGCCGACGTCGACGGCGCCCATATCCGCACGCTGCTGCTCACCTTCTTCTTCCGGCAGATGCCGGACCTGATCGAGCGCGGCCATCTCTACATCGCCCAGCCGCCGCTCTACAAAGTCTCGCGCGGCAAGAGCTCGCAATACCTGAAGGACGAGGCCGCCTTCGAGGAATTCCTCATCGGTTCCGGCCTCGACGAGGCGACGCTGTCGATGGGCAACGGCGAGGTCCGCGCCGGCCAGGATCTGCGCGCCGCGGTCGACGACGCACTCGCCGTGCGCAGCCTGATCAACGGCCTGCACACGCGCTACAATCGCGCCGTGGTCGAGCAGGCGGCTATCGCCCGCGGCCTCAACTCCGAGATCGCCTCCGATCCTGCCCGTGCCATCGAGATGGCGGCGCGGATCGCGGCCCGCCTCGACATGATCGCGGAAGACACCGAACGCGGCTGGCAAGGCCGAACCAGTCCGTCGAACGAAGGCCCCGGAGGCTTCATCTTCGAGCGGACGGTGCGCGGGGTGCGCGAATATGCGCATCTCGACATGGGTCTGCTCAACTCGGCCGACGCGCGTGCGCTTGACCGCTACTCGGCCCGCCTGGACGAGATCTATTCGCACTCGCCCGTGCTGCGCCGCAAGGATGTCAACGAGACGATCACCGGACCTCTGTCGCTGCTCGATGCGGTCTTCGCCGTCGGCCGCAAGGGTCTCACCATGCAGCGCTACAAGGGCCTGGGCGAGATGAACGCCGAGCAGCTCTGGGAAACCACGCTCGATCCAAACGCGCGCTCGCTGCTGCAGGTCAAGGTGACGGAGGCGAACGACGCCGACTCGCTGTTTGCCCGGCTGATGGGCGACGACGTTGAGCCGCGCCGCGAATTCATCCAGGACAACGCTCTGTCGGTCGCCAATCTGGACGTCTGA
- a CDS encoding PAS domain-containing protein codes for MPDTIFPRAGGNAPKGMSSGEMLSLINSFKWDATAVGPTRSWPESLRSTVRIMLASPVAMVMLMGEKGVLVYNDAYAVFAGRRHPEILGKEVAIAWPEIAEFNTAILKRVLAGETLSLEDQKLTLDRTGVFEDVWLDLDYSPVLDDAGEPIAELVIVSETTKRVMAERALARSEERLSLALNASGIVGVWDWDLAANRVSADRRFAQMYGVNPDEAESGVPIEAYLDGIHPQDRQQVAESIAAALEARGPYRGEYRLTNADGSIRWVLATGTVVVDPGGEPVRLAGVAVDITDSKAAQERLVESEAKFRAIADSMPQMVWSTLPDGFHDYYNARWYEFTGVPAGSTDGEGWNGMFHPDDQDRAWAAWRHSLETGEPYQIEYRLRHHSGEYRWTLGRAMPVRDPHGQIVRWFGTCTDIHATKLAAEEREIVAQELSHRIKNIFSVLNGIVSLSARSHPELKPLAQTLRERISALGVAHDFVRPHSAASRPEKVGVTVQGLIETLLRPYRDQGDERLAITGADTPIDDRSATPIALLFHELATNSAKYGALSDRAGHVSVDMSLTDGELAIDWKESGVAIVPPEREGFGSRLIALAVEGQLSGRLTRSWESDGLRVSVRIPMRSLRRSA; via the coding sequence ATGCCAGATACGATCTTTCCGCGCGCCGGCGGCAATGCCCCCAAAGGCATGAGCTCGGGCGAGATGCTGTCGCTCATCAACAGCTTCAAGTGGGATGCGACAGCCGTCGGGCCGACCCGGTCCTGGCCGGAATCGCTGCGCTCCACCGTGAGGATCATGCTCGCCTCCCCGGTCGCCATGGTGATGCTGATGGGCGAAAAGGGCGTCCTGGTCTACAACGACGCCTACGCCGTGTTCGCCGGCCGTCGCCACCCCGAAATCCTCGGCAAGGAAGTCGCGATCGCATGGCCGGAGATCGCCGAGTTCAACACCGCGATCCTCAAGCGGGTGCTTGCGGGAGAGACCCTGTCGCTCGAAGACCAGAAGCTTACGCTCGACCGAACCGGCGTCTTCGAAGACGTCTGGCTGGACCTCGACTACAGTCCCGTTCTGGACGACGCCGGCGAGCCGATCGCCGAGCTGGTCATCGTCAGCGAAACGACGAAGCGCGTCATGGCCGAGCGGGCACTTGCCCGCAGCGAGGAGCGGCTGTCACTGGCGCTCAATGCATCGGGAATCGTCGGCGTGTGGGATTGGGATCTCGCGGCAAACCGGGTTTCCGCCGACCGTCGGTTCGCCCAGATGTACGGCGTCAATCCGGACGAGGCCGAGTCGGGAGTGCCCATCGAGGCTTACCTGGACGGCATCCATCCGCAGGACCGACAGCAGGTTGCGGAGAGCATCGCAGCGGCCCTCGAAGCCCGAGGGCCCTATCGGGGAGAGTACCGGCTCACGAACGCAGACGGGAGTATCCGGTGGGTGCTGGCGACCGGGACCGTCGTGGTCGATCCGGGCGGCGAGCCCGTGCGGCTTGCCGGTGTCGCGGTCGACATCACGGACAGCAAGGCGGCACAGGAAAGACTGGTCGAGAGCGAGGCGAAGTTCCGCGCAATTGCGGATTCGATGCCGCAGATGGTCTGGTCCACCCTGCCAGACGGTTTTCACGACTACTACAACGCGCGCTGGTATGAGTTCACCGGCGTTCCGGCCGGGTCGACGGACGGCGAAGGCTGGAACGGGATGTTCCACCCCGACGACCAGGACCGCGCCTGGGCGGCCTGGCGGCACTCGCTCGAAACGGGCGAGCCTTACCAGATCGAGTACCGGCTGCGCCACCATAGCGGCGAGTACAGGTGGACGCTCGGTCGCGCGATGCCGGTGCGCGATCCGCACGGCCAGATCGTTCGCTGGTTCGGCACCTGCACCGACATCCACGCGACCAAGCTGGCTGCCGAGGAACGCGAGATCGTCGCGCAGGAACTCAGCCATCGCATCAAGAACATCTTCTCGGTTCTGAACGGCATTGTCTCGCTTTCGGCGCGCAGCCATCCGGAGCTGAAGCCGCTTGCCCAGACCCTGCGGGAGCGCATATCGGCTCTCGGCGTAGCCCACGACTTCGTCAGGCCGCATTCAGCCGCGTCTCGACCCGAAAAGGTTGGTGTGACCGTGCAGGGACTGATCGAAACACTTTTGCGGCCCTACCGGGATCAGGGCGACGAGCGCCTTGCGATCACGGGAGCCGACACGCCGATCGACGACCGGTCCGCTACGCCGATCGCGCTTCTGTTCCATGAACTGGCGACGAATTCGGCGAAATACGGTGCGCTTTCGGACCGCGCCGGCCATGTGTCGGTAGACATGTCGCTGACCGACGGCGAACTCGCCATCGACTGGAAGGAGAGCGGCGTCGCCATCGTTCCGCCCGAGCGCGAAGGGTTCGGCAGCCGGCTGATCGCGCTTGCGGTCGAGGGCCAGCTGTCCGGCAGACTGACCCGATCGTGGGAGAGTGACGGCCTGCGGGTGTCGGTGCGGATTCCGATGCGGTCTCTCAGGCGCTCTGCCTAG
- a CDS encoding asparaginase domain-containing protein, whose protein sequence is MATAKTGPGRKIRIAHLAGPNATIQNTPPLVTSNKARAAHGLPLLTDVEGRPARFDVLRPQKLAAAATVYVEQFTAHPLESDVAELYAAPDGYLDADGTFSPERRSPGDKPVYKVELAPQDGYYPLPYMARQADGSAWETDGTGPRVERAKSRQPFMPDGARTFEEVDRLGVDGMGVGNTISNYADVDFYRLAPSGGYTKGLGASARTDEGEGDIAPEVAGRDFFPYRPAHLNASPPRMTLARITNMAQEILGSGKYDGAIWTQGSPRIEETVYWLNLALDITVPICGNASQRYHGQISNDGPKNLADSVDWLYSRVWADEDGRNRVGVVLVQDQRVFAAREVTKVDARPGGYAAAGGHGGILGAGGGGTGSVLRYVPATRHTWQSDLRVSKLPTSVTGIRAGASGIETVEVAVKDADGRLLETAIPKVSIVKDASYIEDDWESDPSQEVDTVAFMDYKLKHAPLSGFVLEGLNPYGKAAASSKSRILLKAVYSGFPVVNAGRGTTEGFAIRGGPFIAGSNLTAVKARILLMLCIMKLGMLPPARDPLKPTPEEIAAVEAKIAEYQKIFDTH, encoded by the coding sequence ATGGCCACAGCCAAGACCGGACCGGGCAGGAAGATCAGGATCGCGCATCTGGCCGGTCCCAATGCCACGATCCAGAATACTCCGCCGCTGGTGACGTCCAACAAGGCGCGGGCGGCCCACGGCCTGCCGCTTCTGACCGACGTCGAAGGCCGGCCGGCGCGCTTCGACGTGCTCAGGCCGCAGAAGCTGGCGGCCGCGGCGACGGTCTATGTCGAGCAGTTCACGGCGCACCCGCTGGAGAGCGACGTCGCCGAGCTCTACGCCGCGCCGGACGGCTATCTCGACGCCGACGGCACCTTCTCGCCCGAGCGGCGCTCGCCGGGCGACAAGCCGGTCTACAAGGTCGAGCTCGCGCCGCAGGACGGCTACTATCCGCTGCCCTACATGGCCCGGCAGGCCGACGGCAGCGCCTGGGAGACCGACGGCACGGGGCCGCGAGTCGAGCGCGCGAAGAGCCGTCAACCTTTCATGCCGGACGGCGCCCGCACCTTCGAGGAGGTCGACCGGCTGGGCGTCGACGGAATGGGCGTCGGCAACACGATCTCGAACTATGCGGATGTCGACTTCTACCGGCTCGCGCCATCGGGCGGCTACACGAAAGGACTGGGCGCGTCGGCGCGCACGGACGAAGGCGAGGGCGACATCGCGCCGGAGGTAGCGGGCCGGGACTTCTTCCCCTACCGGCCGGCCCACCTCAACGCCTCGCCGCCGCGTATGACGCTGGCGCGCATCACCAACATGGCGCAGGAGATTCTCGGCTCGGGCAAATATGACGGCGCGATCTGGACGCAGGGCAGTCCGCGTATCGAAGAGACCGTCTACTGGCTCAACCTGGCGCTCGACATCACCGTGCCGATCTGCGGCAACGCCTCGCAGCGCTACCACGGCCAGATCAGCAATGACGGCCCGAAGAACCTCGCCGATTCCGTCGACTGGCTCTACTCGCGGGTGTGGGCGGACGAGGACGGGCGAAACCGGGTCGGCGTCGTGCTGGTGCAGGACCAGCGCGTCTTCGCGGCGCGCGAGGTGACGAAGGTCGACGCACGACCCGGCGGCTACGCGGCGGCGGGCGGCCATGGCGGCATCCTCGGCGCCGGCGGCGGCGGCACCGGCTCGGTGCTGCGCTACGTGCCGGCGACCCGCCACACCTGGCAGTCGGACCTGCGCGTCTCGAAACTGCCGACAAGCGTGACCGGCATCCGCGCCGGCGCGTCGGGCATCGAGACCGTCGAGGTCGCGGTGAAGGACGCCGACGGCCGATTGCTCGAAACCGCCATCCCGAAGGTCTCGATCGTCAAGGATGCCAGCTATATCGAGGACGATTGGGAGAGCGATCCGTCGCAGGAAGTCGATACTGTCGCCTTCATGGACTACAAGCTCAAACACGCGCCGCTGTCCGGCTTCGTGCTCGAGGGGCTGAACCCCTACGGCAAGGCAGCCGCCAGCTCGAAGTCGCGCATCCTGCTGAAGGCCGTCTATTCCGGCTTCCCGGTGGTCAATGCCGGGCGCGGCACGACGGAGGGCTTTGCCATACGCGGCGGGCCGTTCATCGCCGGCTCCAACCTGACCGCCGTCAAGGCGCGCATCCTGCTCATGCTGTGCATCATGAAGCTCGGGATGCTGCCGCCGGCGAGGGACCCGCTCAAGCCGACACCGGAGGAGATCGCAGCGGTCGAGGCGAAGATCGCCGAATACCAGAAGATATTCGATACGCATTGA
- a CDS encoding NAD(P)H-dependent oxidoreductase, with the protein MSAEATPLTAFALNCSLKSSASSEKSSTDRLIADLFDALNAHGVAGTVERAADRNIKPGVTSDEGSGDEWPAIREQIRAADIFILGTPIWLGQPSSIAKRVVERMDAFLSETDGAGRMPPSGKVAIVAVVGNEDGAHHCHAAMFQALNDVGFTIPANAGVYWVGEAMQSVDYVDLEAIPDPVQQTIAMAASNAAHLARCLKRNAYPPPQE; encoded by the coding sequence ATGTCCGCTGAAGCCACCCCGCTAACGGCCTTCGCGCTGAACTGCTCGCTAAAAAGTTCCGCCAGTTCGGAAAAGAGTTCGACTGATCGACTGATCGCCGATCTCTTCGACGCCCTGAACGCCCATGGGGTGGCCGGGACGGTGGAGCGGGCCGCAGATCGCAACATCAAGCCCGGCGTGACGTCGGATGAGGGATCGGGGGATGAATGGCCTGCCATCCGGGAGCAGATCCGCGCGGCTGACATATTTATCCTAGGTACCCCGATCTGGCTCGGGCAGCCCTCGAGCATCGCCAAGCGGGTCGTGGAGCGCATGGACGCCTTCCTCTCCGAAACAGACGGTGCAGGACGCATGCCGCCTTCCGGGAAGGTCGCGATTGTTGCGGTGGTCGGCAACGAGGACGGAGCGCACCACTGTCATGCCGCGATGTTCCAGGCCCTCAACGACGTCGGTTTCACCATTCCCGCCAATGCCGGCGTCTATTGGGTCGGCGAGGCCATGCAGTCTGTCGACTATGTCGATCTCGAAGCAATCCCCGATCCCGTACAGCAGACGATAGCCATGGCGGCGTCGAACGCGGCGCATCTCGCCCGTTGCCTCAAGCGGAACGCCTATCCGCCGCCGCAGGAGTAG
- a CDS encoding response regulator — protein sequence MSCKILVVEDEIFVAIEIEHVVTQLGHMPVGIAADSMKAAELAADAEVALVDLNLRDGPTGPAIGRMLAEKHGVTVVFVTANPAQLGDGVPGTLGVIPKPVHDDEMRQAVSFAVAHRRRESALPPPSMRLFANNNSVGPGIARQSA from the coding sequence ATGTCATGCAAAATCCTGGTGGTTGAAGACGAGATATTCGTCGCAATCGAAATCGAGCATGTCGTGACGCAGCTCGGACACATGCCGGTCGGGATCGCCGCCGACAGCATGAAGGCGGCAGAACTCGCGGCCGATGCCGAAGTAGCGCTCGTGGACCTGAACCTTCGTGACGGTCCGACCGGACCCGCGATCGGCCGGATGCTGGCGGAAAAGCACGGCGTCACCGTCGTTTTCGTGACCGCCAATCCCGCCCAGCTTGGCGACGGCGTCCCGGGTACCCTGGGTGTCATCCCCAAGCCGGTCCATGATGACGAGATGCGTCAGGCGGTCAGCTTCGCCGTCGCCCACCGGCGCCGCGAGAGCGCCTTGCCGCCGCCGTCGATGCGTCTCTTTGCCAACAACAATTCGGTTGGCCCAGGCATCGCTAGGCAGAGCGCCTGA
- a CDS encoding hydantoinase/oxoprolinase family protein has product MTTARHAAPLFLGIDTGGTYTDAVLWAEGEGVVAKAKALTTRHDLAEGISGAVDAVLDKAAIDPSAIKLVSMSTTLATNALVEGQGGRVALVMIGFSPADLERDGLKAALGSDPVIYCRGGHDVHGNALPLDLAPLEAALPEFGRTVSGFAVCAYFATRNPAHENAARDLIRAATRLPVTASHELTSKLGGPRRALTTLLNARLISMIDRLVAATEGFLAQRSIAAPLMVVRGDGALVSAAFARARPIETILSGPAASLVGAHHMTGLDDAMVSDIGGTTTDVAVLDKGKPRLDPEGATVGGYRTMVEAVAMRTFGLGGDSEIALEDGGLAPRIQLGPRRLVPLALAGVKHEAVIREHLERQLRAPNPGRMDGRFALRTGVPEQLAAGLTGPEQKLYDALTDSPQPLDRALASTAQLATLNRLVARGLVHISGFTPSDAAHALGLQDNWNGAIGRMGADLFARRRDGRGQPIAASPDEMSRRVLDALTRRSAEVILETAFAEDGLDGAATVAHALVQRAVDADHGIARLAVALDRPVIGLGASAPLHYAGLADLVGNACVVPRDTDVANALGAVVGQVRVAVEARVSQPKEGVFRVAAGDLIRDLASEAAALDIAEAEIRALAAVRAREAGAGEATIEVARDIRAATVEGQRTFIEAILTATAAGRPRIAA; this is encoded by the coding sequence ATGACGACTGCCCGACACGCTGCGCCGCTCTTCCTCGGCATCGACACCGGCGGCACCTATACCGACGCTGTCCTGTGGGCCGAAGGCGAAGGCGTTGTCGCCAAGGCCAAGGCGCTCACCACCCGGCACGACCTCGCCGAGGGCATTTCGGGCGCCGTCGACGCGGTTCTGGACAAGGCGGCGATCGACCCGTCCGCGATCAAGCTCGTGTCGATGTCGACGACGCTTGCCACCAATGCGCTCGTCGAAGGCCAGGGCGGCCGCGTCGCTCTGGTGATGATCGGCTTCTCGCCGGCAGACCTCGAACGCGACGGGCTGAAGGCTGCGCTGGGCTCGGACCCGGTCATCTACTGCCGTGGCGGCCACGACGTGCACGGCAATGCCCTGCCGCTCGACCTTGCACCGCTTGAGGCCGCGCTTCCGGAGTTCGGCCGGACCGTGTCCGGCTTCGCGGTCTGCGCCTATTTCGCCACGCGCAATCCCGCGCACGAGAACGCCGCGCGCGACCTGATCCGCGCGGCGACCCGCCTGCCGGTCACCGCCAGCCACGAGCTGACGTCGAAGCTCGGCGGGCCGCGCCGGGCGTTGACCACGCTGCTCAACGCCCGGCTGATCTCGATGATCGACCGGCTGGTGGCGGCGACCGAAGGGTTCCTTGCGCAGCGCAGCATTGCGGCGCCGCTGATGGTGGTGCGCGGCGACGGCGCGCTGGTGTCGGCCGCCTTCGCCCGCGCCCGGCCGATCGAGACGATCCTTTCGGGGCCGGCCGCCAGCCTTGTCGGGGCGCACCACATGACCGGGCTCGACGACGCCATGGTGTCCGACATCGGCGGCACCACCACGGATGTCGCCGTGCTGGACAAGGGCAAGCCGCGGCTCGATCCCGAGGGCGCTACCGTCGGCGGATACCGTACGATGGTCGAGGCGGTTGCCATGCGCACCTTCGGTCTCGGCGGCGACTCGGAGATCGCCCTCGAAGACGGCGGACTGGCCCCGCGCATCCAGCTCGGTCCGCGCCGACTGGTGCCGCTGGCGCTTGCCGGCGTGAAACACGAGGCGGTTATACGCGAGCACCTCGAGCGCCAGCTCCGCGCCCCCAATCCCGGCCGCATGGATGGCCGTTTCGCCCTGCGTACCGGCGTTCCGGAGCAGCTGGCGGCAGGCCTCACCGGACCGGAGCAGAAGCTCTACGACGCGCTGACCGATAGTCCCCAGCCGCTGGATCGCGCCCTTGCGAGCACGGCGCAACTTGCCACGCTCAACCGGCTGGTGGCACGCGGTCTGGTCCATATCTCCGGGTTCACGCCATCGGATGCCGCACATGCCCTCGGCCTGCAGGACAATTGGAACGGCGCCATCGGCCGGATGGGAGCCGATCTCTTCGCCCGCCGCCGCGACGGGCGCGGACAGCCGATCGCGGCTTCGCCGGACGAGATGTCCCGCCGCGTCCTCGACGCGCTCACCCGCCGTTCCGCCGAAGTCATCCTCGAAACCGCCTTCGCCGAGGACGGACTCGACGGCGCCGCCACCGTCGCGCACGCGCTGGTGCAGCGCGCGGTCGATGCCGATCACGGCATTGCCCGGCTCGCTGTCGCGCTCGACCGGCCGGTGATCGGACTGGGCGCGTCGGCGCCGCTGCACTATGCGGGGCTGGCCGACCTCGTCGGCAATGCCTGCGTGGTACCGCGCGACACCGACGTCGCCAATGCGCTCGGCGCCGTCGTCGGCCAGGTCCGCGTCGCGGTCGAGGCGCGCGTCAGCCAGCCGAAGGAAGGCGTGTTCCGCGTCGCGGCGGGCGACCTGATCCGCGATCTTGCCAGCGAAGCCGCGGCGCTCGACATCGCCGAAGCGGAAATCCGGGCGCTTGCTGCCGTCCGTGCCAGGGAAGCCGGCGCCGGAGAGGCGACGATCGAGGTCGCCCGCGATATCCGCGCCGCCACGGTCGAGGGCCAGCGCACCTTCATCGAGGCGATCCTTACCGCGACGGCGGCGGGCCGCCCGCGCATCGCGGCGTGA
- a CDS encoding ABC transporter substrate-binding protein: MKLFRRLITAAAMISAALFTFPALAGAPMGDGGTVRLMSNPVGTQSYPPFVIKKFELDKKYGFTLEVIPFTNPQASVAALQSESIEVVVQDWITVARLRNQNIPVIGVAPFLAYVNTLLLPAESEIKSLADLKGKTLGTYTKTGFDWIILQAVAKQKYGFDLAKEVTLQEGAPSLLRGSLEQGQVDATLMYNSLTPDMILSGKAKLMMTIHDVVAEMGLSEAPFLMYSMREAYAKEKPGNAKAFVAAYQEAIDILLSNPDVWMEQGANMKLAPEATAMFRDNAAKEFIKAFTPGMAEVLNKTFEVLLATAGPEIMGMTAMPDKVLTLDYQP, from the coding sequence CTTCACATTCCCGGCCCTGGCCGGGGCGCCGATGGGCGACGGCGGGACGGTCCGCCTGATGTCCAACCCGGTGGGGACGCAATCCTACCCGCCGTTCGTCATCAAGAAATTCGAGCTCGACAAGAAATACGGCTTCACCCTGGAGGTCATACCCTTCACCAATCCGCAGGCGTCCGTCGCGGCGCTGCAGAGCGAAAGCATCGAGGTCGTGGTGCAGGACTGGATCACGGTCGCCCGCCTGCGCAACCAGAATATCCCGGTGATCGGGGTCGCGCCCTTCCTCGCCTATGTCAACACGCTGCTGCTGCCGGCGGAATCCGAGATCAAGTCCCTCGCCGACCTCAAGGGCAAGACGCTCGGCACCTATACCAAGACCGGCTTCGACTGGATCATCCTGCAGGCCGTCGCCAAGCAGAAATACGGCTTCGATCTCGCCAAGGAGGTGACGCTCCAGGAAGGTGCGCCGTCGCTGCTGCGCGGTTCGCTGGAACAGGGCCAGGTCGACGCGACGCTGATGTACAATTCGCTGACCCCCGACATGATCCTGTCCGGCAAGGCCAAGCTGATGATGACCATCCACGACGTGGTCGCCGAAATGGGCCTCTCGGAAGCGCCGTTCCTCATGTATTCCATGCGGGAGGCCTACGCGAAGGAGAAGCCCGGGAACGCCAAGGCCTTCGTCGCGGCCTATCAGGAGGCGATCGACATCCTCCTTTCCAATCCCGACGTCTGGATGGAACAGGGCGCCAACATGAAGCTGGCGCCGGAAGCCACCGCCATGTTCCGCGACAACGCCGCCAAGGAATTCATCAAGGCGTTCACGCCCGGCATGGCCGAGGTGTTGAACAAGACCTTCGAGGTTCTGCTGGCAACCGCCGGCCCCGAGATCATGGGCATGACCGCCATGCCGGACAAGGTGCTGACCCTCGACTACCAGCCCTGA